The following proteins are co-located in the Aggregatibacter aphrophilus ATCC 33389 genome:
- a CDS encoding IS3 family transposase translates to MLLYKNNRKRDGYRPMTLKLRQMGFHLNHKTVLRLMNELGIHSILRKKRHGKRGKTLHIAPNVLNRDFTATALNQKWVTDVTEFQVGQEKLYFSPLMDLANREIIAYNFATRLKFPFVKKMLEQGLSRLKPTEYPIIHSDQGVLYGTAEWVNMLKGKAVQSMSRRGNCYDNAVIESFFAILKSECFYSRSYTSIAELQAEIEEYLVYYNQKRIKLDLKGLSPVQYRTQYLS, encoded by the coding sequence TTGCTGCTGTATAAAAACAACAGGAAACGAGATGGCTATCGCCCAATGACACTCAAATTACGCCAAATGGGTTTCCATTTGAATCATAAAACGGTGTTAAGACTGATGAATGAGTTAGGTATTCATTCCATTTTACGTAAGAAAAGACATGGAAAACGCGGAAAAACATTGCATATTGCCCCGAATGTACTGAATCGTGACTTTACCGCAACGGCGCTCAATCAAAAATGGGTAACTGATGTTACCGAGTTTCAAGTTGGGCAAGAAAAGCTCTATTTTTCGCCATTGATGGATTTGGCAAATCGAGAAATTATTGCCTATAACTTTGCGACACGCCTCAAGTTTCCTTTTGTAAAAAAGATGTTAGAACAAGGGCTTAGCCGTCTTAAACCGACAGAATACCCGATTATTCACAGTGACCAGGGGGTATTGTATGGCACGGCAGAATGGGTGAATATGTTGAAAGGAAAAGCCGTACAGAGCATGAGTCGTCGAGGAAATTGCTACGATAATGCCGTGATTGAAAGTTTTTTTGCGATATTAAAATCCGAGTGCTTTTACTCACGCAGTTACACATCTATTGCCGAATTACAGGCAGAGATTGAAGAATATTTGGTGTATTACAACCAAAAACGAATTAAACTTGATTTAAAAGGATTGAGCCCGGTGCAATACCGAACTCAATATTTAAGTTAA
- a CDS encoding helix-turn-helix domain-containing protein, producing MSYSYQFRLEIIKLVTEQDFGIREVAKLHKLPHSAVIYWLKAFHEKGPDGVKSPYTNLQTPKIVKPKMKKKEIEIPEPTDFSPKAFKKLQRELALARTEIAYLKKLEELDRQKQRQKKEKSLKR from the coding sequence ATGTCTTACTCTTATCAATTTCGTTTAGAAATTATCAAACTCGTCACCGAGCAGGATTTCGGTATCCGTGAGGTGGCTAAACTTCATAAACTTCCCCATTCTGCCGTCATCTATTGGCTGAAAGCATTTCATGAAAAAGGGCCGGATGGCGTAAAATCGCCTTATACAAACCTTCAAACACCGAAAATAGTGAAGCCAAAGATGAAAAAGAAAGAGATTGAAATTCCTGAACCAACAGACTTTTCACCTAAAGCGTTTAAAAAGTTACAACGAGAGCTGGCATTGGCTCGTACGGAGATTGCTTATCTAAAAAAGTTGGAGGAGCTCGACCGTCAAAAACAACGGCAGAAAAAAGAAAAATCATTGAAACGCTGA
- a CDS encoding NlpC/P60 family protein, whose amino-acid sequence MFRKLLIIAPLLALTACSSNIAYQQDQDEDQLNQLIAAQLKTNKPHQYSGIMDKRLSKVYQEWVGTRYRFGGLTKKGIDCSGFMQTTFLDAFGVALPRSTSEQRYVGKEIKKHELRVGDLVFFRKNHHVGVYIGNDKFMHSSTSRGVIIESLNDNYWTRTYTQSRRVL is encoded by the coding sequence ATGTTCAGAAAATTATTGATTATCGCGCCTTTGCTTGCTCTCACAGCCTGTTCAAGCAATATTGCTTACCAACAAGATCAAGATGAAGACCAACTTAACCAATTAATTGCAGCACAATTAAAAACTAACAAACCCCATCAATATTCAGGCATCATGGATAAACGCCTTTCCAAAGTTTATCAAGAGTGGGTCGGTACCCGTTACCGTTTCGGTGGTTTAACGAAAAAAGGAATTGATTGTTCCGGATTTATGCAAACCACATTCTTAGATGCTTTCGGTGTTGCATTACCACGTTCCACTTCCGAGCAACGCTATGTAGGTAAGGAAATCAAGAAGCACGAGTTAAGAGTGGGGGACTTGGTCTTTTTCCGTAAGAACCATCATGTAGGCGTTTATATCGGTAATGACAAATTTATGCATTCTAGTACAAGCCGCGGTGTGATTATTGAATCGTTGAACGATAATTACTGGACAAGAACTTATACTCAATCCCGTCGTGTTCTTTAA